The following proteins are encoded in a genomic region of Neoarius graeffei isolate fNeoGra1 chromosome 6, fNeoGra1.pri, whole genome shotgun sequence:
- the LOC132888258 gene encoding homeodomain-interacting protein kinase 4-like encodes MPLICSETEVYHILDVLGKGTFGKVVKCCRQSDGELVAVKILNYNAIGSQLIKNELKMVTTMFQSNLKRSHIVHFFEAFCDTTRHYLVFEMLEKSLYQLQNENSFKPLPMRNIRTVTCQMLTALAKLRELAIIHADLKPENIMIVNQQRFPFRVKLIDFGSSGIFSEVRCVKEPYIQSRFYRAPEILLGLPFCEKVDMWSLGCVMAELYLGWPLYPGKSEFDQVRYICETQGLPHSHLLNIATKTNKFFQLTKDQHSAPAWELKPSVWGPNGDIDEHRKYAFSSLDQLCNLNITKKNKTSCSEDAAAKITDCHCMVELIKRMLALISHQRITPDAALRHPFITLTHLDSPDTQSYYDLSLEELQKALIQI; translated from the exons ATGCCTCTTATCTGCTCCGAAACTGAAGTATATCACATTCTTGATGTGCTGGGGAAGGGGACATTTGGAAAAGTCGTAAAATGCTGCAGACAGAGTGACGGTGAGTTGGTGGCTGTCAAAATCCTGAATTACAATGCCATTGGGAGCCAGTTGATCAAGAATGAGCTGAAAATGGTGACTACCATGTTTCAGTCCAACCTCAAGAGGAGTCATATAGTTCACTTTTTTGAGGCTTTTTGTGACACAACTCGGCACTACTTGGTGTTTGAGATGCTGGAGAAAAGCCTATACCAGCTGCAAAATGAGAACAGTTTCAAGCCTTTACCTATGCGCAACATCAGGACTGTTACTTGCCAGATGCTGACAGCATTAGCTAAACTCAGAGAACTGGCCATCATTCATGCTGACCTCAAACCTGAAAACATCATGATTGTTAATCAACAGCGCTTTCCATTCAGGGTCAAATTGATTGATTTTGGCTCATCCGGCATTTTCAGCGAAGTGCGCTGTGTCAAAGAGCCCTACATCCAGTCCAG ATTTTACAGAGCTCCAGAGATTCTACTTGGACTTCCCTTTTGTGAAAAGGTAGACATGTGGTCCCTAGGCTGTGTGATGGCTGAACTTTATTTAGGATGGCCTCTTTATCCAGGCAAATCTGAATTTGACCAAGTGCGCTACATCTGTGAGACTCAGGGCCTTCCACATTCTCATCTGCTGAACATAGCTACAAAAACCAACAAGTTCTTCCAACTTACCAAAGACCAACATAGTGCACCTGCATGGGAGCTGAAACCTTCAGTGTGGGGTCCTAATGGAGACATTGATGAGCATCGTAAATATGCCTTCAGTTCTCTGGACCAACTATGCAACttgaatatcacaaagaaaaacaAGACATCCTGTAGTGAGGATGCAGCTGCCAAGATCACAGACTGCCATTGCATGGTCGAGCTTATCAAACGAATGCTGGCACTCATCTCCCATCAGCGAATAACCCCAGATGCAGCCCTGAGGCACCCATTCATCACGCTCACACATCTTGACTCCCCAGACACTCAAAGTTATTATGATTTGTCACTCGAGGAGCTGCAGAAAGCACTGATCCAGATATGA